The following are encoded together in the Peromyscus leucopus breed LL Stock chromosome 1, UCI_PerLeu_2.1, whole genome shotgun sequence genome:
- the LOC114710899 gene encoding vomeronasal type-1 receptor 4-like has translation MAVGIFFVCQTALGMLGNSALLCGFVIADISGIRAKPKDLIIQHLTWANFIVLCRGIPQTIATLSQTYYLDNVSCKLALYFHRVARGMSIAATSLLSVFQAITISPNNSKWGQLKVRAPKTIGPSLVLCWALQLLRYGSIPVYTTDIWGGRNVSGIKDYGYCAVMNPGRLIDTIFVILFSFYDVIFLGLMILASGYMVFILLKHKQRVQHIHRFLSPRASPETRATQSILTLVSSFVFFHVTSIVFTSYLSVFEGTSRWLLHTSVAMTACFPTVCPFLLIRQHTSVFRVCCSCSHRTSHCACVVREL, from the coding sequence ATGGCTGTGGGGATCTTCTTTGTGTGTCAGACTGCACTGGGAATGCTGGGAAACTCCGCCTTGCTTTGTGGTTTTGTCATTGCTGACATCTCTGGAATCAGGGCAAAGCCAAAAGACCTGATTATCCAACACCTGACCTGGGCCAACTTCATAGTTCTCTGCAGAGGGATTCCCCAGACCATTGCTACTCTTAGTCAAACTTATTATCTAGATAATGTTTCATGTAAACTTGCTTTATATTTCCATAGAGTTGCCAGAGGGATGTCCATAGCTGCCACATCCCTGCTGAGTGTCTTTCAGGCCATCACCATCAGCCCTAATAATTCCAAATGGGGACAGCTCAAGGTCAGAGCCCCCAAGACCATTGGCCCTTCACTGGTCCTGTGTTGGGCCCTACAATTGCTGAGATATGGTTCCATTCCTGTGTACACAACTGACATATGGGGTGGAAGAAATGTTAGTGGGATAAAAGATTATGGATACTGTGCAGTTATGAATCCTGGGAGACTAATAGATACAATATTTGTAATCTTATTTTCATTCTATGATGTAATCTTTTTGGGACTTATGATTTTGGCAAGTGGCTACATGGTGTTCATCCTGCTCAAACACAAGCAGAGAGTCCAACACATCCACAGATTCCTGTCTCCAAGGGCATCTCCTGAGACAAGAGCCACCCAAAGTATCCTCACACTAGTGAGCAGCTTTGTGTTCTTCCATGTAACCTCTATTGTCTTTACATCTTACCTGTCTGTTTTTGAAGGAACCAGTAGGTGGCTGCTCCACACCAGTGTAGCCATGACTGCATGCTTCCCAACTGTGTGCCCTTTTCTGCTCATCAGACAGCACACCTCTGTTTTCAGGGTCTGCTGTTCCTGTTCTCATCGGACAAGTCACTGTGCTTGTGTAGTTAGAGAGCTCTAA